Proteins from a single region of Helicoverpa armigera isolate CAAS_96S chromosome 21, ASM3070526v1, whole genome shotgun sequence:
- the LOC110380294 gene encoding cell growth-regulating nucleolar protein, with translation MVVFTCGHCGESVQKPKVEKHYLTICRNRNPNLSCMDCFKDFLGQDYESHIKCITEEERYSGKGFVSKEKKGEKKQNAWVEMLQSVLDEQKSAPRNVLRIIETISKHNNTPRKKPKFVNFVKNVCGQKTNPKDIDQAWDLISVKLVALSNANNRNQNQKKDDSVAEDKKPQNGTIEETDEKSEENGIEHNGDVKENGEEQQNGEEEAVDKKKLTKKQKKEEKKHKKYEAELRSAVAPLPEEEEEEVESKKGKKKKNRTESMNGDENNQTEGKNGKNKKRKRQDTVNSVNGNQEPMENGAEPVEAAVAATGKTQKKKSKTEDEDAEESICLHDQNVAKIGELAVSSDKFNWHAVIISLLEKKGNELPFKRLQKKVLGEYSEATGREVDDRIADKFIKKLKSAPNVRVDKNRVLLID, from the exons ATGGTTGTATTCACGTGTGGACATTGCGGGGAGTCTGTTCAGAAACCAAAGGTTGAGAAACATTATTTGACAATATGCAGAAATAGGAATCCTAATTTGTCTTGCATGGAttgttttaaagattttct TGGTCAAGATTATGAATCgcatataaaatgtattacagAAGAAGAACGCTACTCCGGAAAGGGATTCGTTTCCAAAGAGAAAAAGGGTGAGAAGAAACAGAACGCGTGGGTGGAAATGTTACAATCTGTCTTAGATGAACAGAAAAGTGCTCCAAGAAATGTGCTCAGGATCATCGAGACTATCAGCAAACACAACAACACACCTCGCAAGAAACCCAAGTTTGTCAACTTTGTGAAGAATGTTTGCGGGCAAAAGACAAATCCAAAGGACATTGACCAAGCTTGGGACTTAATATCTGTAAAACTTGTAGCCTTATCTAATGCCAACAATAGGAATCAAAACCAAAAGAAAGATGACTCAGTTGCTGAAGATAAGAAACCACAGAATGGTACTATTGAGGAGACTGATGAGAAATCTGAGGAGAATGGCATTGAACACAATGGAGACGTTAAAGAAAATGGTGAGGAACAGCAGAATGGTGAAGAAGAGGCAGTTGACAAAAAGAAactaactaaaaaacaaaagaaagaagagaagaaacacaaaaaatatgaagctGAGCTACGAAGTGCTGTAGCACCACTACCtgaggaggaagaagaagaagttgaaagcaagaaaggcaaaaagaagaagaatagaaCTGAGTCTATGAATGGAGATGAAAACAATCAAACTGAGGGTAAGAATGGCAAAAACAAGAAACGTAAGAGACAAGATACTGTTAACAGTGTTAATGGAAATCAAGAACCAATGGAAAATGGTGCTGAGCCAGTTGAGGCAGCAGTAGCTGCTACGGGAAAGACACAAAAGAAGAAGAGTAAGACAGAGGATGAAGATGCAGAAGAAAGTATTTGCCTTCATGACCAAAATGTCGCCAAAATAGGAGAATTAGCAGTCAGCAGTGACAAGTTCAACTGGCATGCAGTTATCATATCACTTTTGGAGAAGAAAGGCAATGAGTTGCCATTTAAACGCTTGCAGAAGAAGGTTCTAGGAGAATACAGTGAGGCAACTGGTAGAGAAGTTGATGATCGCATAGCTGATAAGTTTATCAAGAAATTGAAGAGTGCACCGAATGTGAGGGTCGACAAGAACAGGGTCCTTCTTATTGATTGA
- the LOC110380292 gene encoding transferrin 2, whose amino-acid sequence MDIYFSLALTAILIGSTTANIYGSENVINGISKVPKVEGQDIITWCTVSLLETQKCEKLAKSVLQDKGLFGKDFIELQCKRAFDTEECMTWVDRGEASLLGLDAGEVYVAGRYHSLVPILQELYGRGEPYQYSVAVVRKGGLPGIQPGYGLHALRGAKACFPGVGALAGWVMPIHVLMQEGGLKITDCNNHVKSAIAFFGESCAPNSLKDMYNPIGDNSDKLCKLCTGGAGIRCTLADPYAGYEGALRCLIANNSGDIAFVRDTTIQHALLSHQILGGVTEDQFELICRDGSRRPVTDSENCNWGKVPADAIVTSSAATLDQRKKYQNLLQTIFQLYGEPNPLNRNYNLTNGFQQGAPYNPYSTTENSRYPYNNFNRDSFNSRQNEYEDDMNNKASTMPPFKNRVDASGQPIESVFQLFRSNETTDLLLQDATVNFRILKEEEQAAKHILNNKFVGGQAEKAVLAIRDCPIKRATLCVTSDQEMDKCLKMRVALKAAFLSPTLVCWRGHSTRHCERAVAEGAADFALFDAADMLHAANQHRLVPFMQEIYSSGDNWYYAVAVAKEQDPDTDLTYLRGKNTCHTGLGTAAGWVFPLAYLISNGWIRSYGCDGAHAAAEYFTKSCAPGALSSEYVDSGTVPHDNLCHLCHGASFRRCRRDASEDYFGHVGAVRCMVEGGGDVAFVRHSAPAEVSAGRRREWWARDLLPDDLQLLCPDGTRAKMHEYKHCNLGKVPGSVLMGRPNHTELDTYSNLMVYAQQFYGAVTTDEFSFSMFYSLPPYSDLIFSDVAVRLKPLPHSKRSAEIVAGPALIRAARIVSCDAPQASYYVASDPDFLSHAYRNGIVGHLLAVAVFLVALLR is encoded by the exons atggatatttattttagtttagcaCTGACAGCTATTCTTATTG GCTCCACAACAGCCAATATCTACGGCAGTGAGAATGTAATCAATGGTATAAGCAAGGTGCCCAAAGTGGAAGGGCAGGACATTATAACCTGGTGTACTGTTTCTCTGCTGGAGACACAGAAGTGTGAAAAACTTGCCAAGTCTGTATTGCAGGACAAAGGACTCTTTGGTAAAGATTTTATTGAGCTCCAGTGTAAAAGG GCATTTGACACAGAGGAGTGTATGACATGGGTGGACAGAGGAGAAGCCTCCTTGCTTGGTCTTGATGCTGGTGAGGTGTATGTCGCTGGAAGATATCACTCCCTAGTGCCTATTCTACAGGAG TTATATGGGCGTGGAGAGCCCTATCAATACTCTGTGGCAGTTGTCCGCAAAGGAGGTTTACCTGGAATACAGCCTGGATATGGCCTCCATGCATTACGAGGGGCAAAGGCCTGCTTCCCTGGGGTGGGAGCACTTGCTGGATGGGTCATGCCTATACATGTT TTAATGCAAGAAGGCGGACTCAAAATAACAGATTGCAATAACCATGTTAAGTCAGCTATCGCGTTCTTTGGAGAATCATGTGCACCAAATTCTCTGAAGGACATGTATAATCCTATTGGTGATAATTCTGACAA GCTTTGCAAGCTCTGTACGGGAGGTGCAGGTATCCGCTGCACCCTTGCAGACCCGTACGCCGGGTACGAGGGTGCTCTGCGCTGCCTCATCGCCAACAACTCGGGAGACATCGCCTTCGTGCGCGACACCACCATACAGCACGCGCTACTGTCGCATCAGATACTCG GAGGAGTAACGGAAGACCAGTTTGAGCTGATCTGCCGCGACGGCTCTCGGCGTCCGGTCACAGACTCGGAGAACTGCAACTGGGGGAAGGTACCGGCTGACGCTATTGTTACGAGCAGCGCTGCTACTTTGGACCAGAGGAAAAA ATACCAAAATCTTCTCCAAACGATATTCCAACTATACGGTGAGCCGAATCCTTTGAACAGGAACTATAACCTCACGAATGGGTTCCAACAAGGAGCTCCGTATAACCCATACTCAACTACTGAAAACTCGCGCTATCCCTATAACAACTTCAACAGGGATAGCTTTAATAGCCGACAGAATGAATATgaagatgatatgaataataA AGCAAGCACGATGCCGCCTTTTAAGAATCGCGTGGATGCCTCAGGACAACCTATTGAGTCGGTATTCCAGCTCTTCAGATCTAATGAGACTACGGACTTATTGCTACAG GACGCCACAGTAAACTTCAGGATACTGAAAGAGGAAGAACAAGCAGCTAAACATATATTAAACAACAAGTTTGTAGGCGGACAGGCTGAGAAAGCAGTGTTGGCTATCAGAGACTGTCCTATTAAACGTGCCACGCTATGTGTGACCAGCGATCAGGAGATGGACAAGTGTTTGAAAATGAGG GTGGCGTTAAAAGCAGCATTTCTCTCCCCGACTCTGGTGTGTTGGCGCGGACACAGCACGCGGCACTGCGAGCGCGCGGTGGCGGAGGGCGCGGCGGACTTCGCGCTGTTCGACGCGGCCGATATGCTGCATGCCGCCAATCAGCACCGGCTCGTGCCTTTCATGCAGGAG ATCTACTCAAGCGGTGACAATTGGTACTATGCTGTGGCGGTCGCTAAGGAACAGGATCCGGACACAGATCTGACGTATTTGCGCGGCAAGAATACCTGTCATACTGGGCTCGGCACTGCGGCAGGATGGGTGTTCCCACTCGCTTATCTTATTTCTAATGGATGGATTAG GTCATACGGCTGTGACGGAGCTCACGCAGCCGCCGAGTACTTCACGAAGTCTTGCGCCCCCGGAGCTCTCAGTTCAGAATATGTGGATTCCGGCACTGTACCACATGACAATCTGTGTCATTTGTGTCATGGCGCTTCTTTCAG ACGTTGCCGCCGCGACGCCAGCGAGGACTACTTTGGTCACGTGGGTGCAGTGCGATGCATGGTGGAGGGAGGAGGCGACGTCGCCTTCGTCCGGCACTCGGCGCCGGCTGAGGTGTCGGCCGGCAGGCGACGCGAGTGGTGGGCGAGGGACCTGCTGCCTGATGACCTGCAGTTGTTGTGTCCTGATG GTACACGCGCGAAAATGCACGAATACAAGCACTGCAACTTGGGGAAGGTACCAGGGTCAGTTCTGATGGGCAGACCAAACCATACCGAGTTGGACACATACTCCAATCTCATGGTTTACGCTCAGCAGTTCTATGGCGCCGTCACTACTGATGAATtcag TTTCAGCATGTTTTACTCTTTGCCACCATACTCGGACCTAATATTCAGTGACGTAGCAGTACGTCTAAAGCCGTTACCACACAGCAAGAGATCGGCAGAAATAGTCGCAGGACCGGCACTTATAAGGGCTGCTCGCATAGTATCGTGTGATGCACCTCAAGCTTCTTACTATGTCGCGTCGGACCCCGACTTTTTGTCGCACGCGTATAGGAATGGAATAGTCGGCCATTTGTTGGCTGTAGCCGTCTTTTTGGTAGCTTTGTTGAGATAA
- the LOC110380293 gene encoding telomerase reverse transcriptase, with amino-acid sequence MDKPVCISQYFTNKQNVRSFGNIIKLNILNNEHEESFNKFLLQDENLVSDMTPDLLNMLSSLRINLKNKSKLDFKNYFPLDEVPDLHPINKECILSYCWKALCEIVPKQVFGNNQNNKIFKNLVRTAIYSMKRQHFVLGKLIASWNMEISPWKGLETTNAQRILFTIILWILKYVLSSMICLNFYVTTCKLDVNENKLYYFWKYQWQSFYDKQVSKMVFTRVIQKCEPYSLGKRSKKNHSLADRRKLKLLRKDIPKLYLNLKTNNDCRPIVCYKNDSLSLSEKYKIRDRLKFLRLLTGKPTIKLENQYKTLHANWLAANKPRLYFIKTDLSNAFGCINREKLLKILPEKHMSLQKNEKCLSMKKKFAQQYRDIITELRKPILIRVGSTVYEWKEGLVQGYKYSPALSELYYTYLDELYFAEHLKNSENQVKLFIRVVDDYLYITDSLEDATSFLDALSNYRNVNFDKTEVNFQHESIKYSENIFFLGYCYNTSTMQVSRASNIYAGQMCYKIAFTSGFSDLPKFIESRIGQSGIPINSHIFNLNYNNEELIWRHIFTTFCLSSNKFCTIMAVLCNELEMKNYLPLYKKRVTVKLSNSIIEMLMKNKPKDFIFVYCINHFRYLAWKALYLCAKLTPKCSGLVPHINNELAKCNCIFGKWREHARRIDTNGECERKAIKEVCRRTDLRLIFKDFDVLPDGFQCYHHKRLL; translated from the coding sequence ATGGATAAACCTGTCTGTATATCGCAATACTTTACGAATAAACAAAATGTGAGATCATttggtaatattataaaattgaacaTCTTGAATAACGAACACGaagaaagttttaataaattcctCCTTCAAGATGAGAACTTGGTGAGTGATATGACTCCTGATTTGTTAAATATGTTATCAAGTCTCAGAATAAACCTGAAGAATAAATCTAAACTAGATTTTAAGAACTATTTCCCTTTAGATGAGGTTCCAGACCTGCATCCAATAAACAAGGAATGTATTTTAAGTTATTGTTGGAAGGCATTGTGTGAAATAGTTCCAAAACAAGTTTTtggaaataatcaaaataataaaatatttaaaaatttagtCCGGACCGCTATCTACAGTATGAAACGCCAACATTTTGTCCTTGGAAAATTAATAGCAAGTTGGAACATGGAGATATCTCCCTGGAAAGGCCTTGAGACTACTAATGCTCAGAGAATAttgtttactattattttatggaTACTGAAATATGTCCTATCATCAatgatttgtttaaatttttatgttACCACTTGCAAATTGGACGTAAAtgaaaacaaactttattatttttggaagtaCCAATGGCAGAGCTTTTATGACAAGCAAGTTTCTAAAATGGTTTTCACTAGAGTCATACAGAAATGTGAACCCTATTCACTTGGCAAAAGGTCAAAGAAAAATCACAGCCTGGCTGACAGGAGAAAATTGAAATTGTTAAGAAAAGATATTCCAAAGTtatatcttaatttaaaaacaaataatgattGCAGACCTATTGTTTGTTACAAGAACGATTCGCTGAGtctttcagaaaaatataaaataagagaCAGATTGAAATTCTTGAGATTATTGACTGGAAAACCAACAATAAAACTTGAAAACCAGTACAAAACACTACATGCCAATTGGCTAGCAGCTAACAAGCCAAgactttatttcattaaaaccgATCTAAGCAATGCTTTTGGCTGCATAAACAGAgaaaagctattaaaaatattaccagAGAAGCACATGAGTTTGCAAAAGAATGAAAAGTGTTTATCAATGAAGAAAAAATTTGCTCAGCAGTACAGAGATATAATAACAGAGTTGCGTAAACCGATCTTAATCCGGGTAGGATCTACAGTTTATGAATGGAAAGAAGGCTTGGTGCAAGGGTATAAATATTCACCTGCCCTTTCAGAACTGTATTATACATATTTGGATGAATTATACTTTGCTGAGCACCTGAAAAATTCTGAAAATCaagtaaaactatttattagaGTTGTTGATGATTATTTGTACATAACAGATTCTTTAGAAGATGCAACATCTTTTTTAGATGCATTATCAAATTACAGAAATGTAAACTTTGATAAAACTGAGGTGAATTTTCAACATGAAAGTATCAAGTATAGTGAAAATATATTCTTCCTTGGATATTGTTATAACACTTCTACGATGCAAGTCAGCAGAGCCAGCAATATTTATGCTGGACAAATGTGCtataaaattgcatttacaaGTGGATTTTCTGACTTGCCCAAGTTTATTGAAAGCAGAATAGGCCAATCAGGCATTCCAATCAACAGCCATATATTTAACTTGAACTATAACAACGAAGAACTAATATGGAGGCATATATTTACCACTTTCTGTCTGTCTTCAAACAAATTCTGCACTATCATGGCTGTTCTTTGCAACGAGTTGGAAATGAAGAACTACCTGCCACTTTACAAAAAGAGGGTAACAGTGAAATTGAGTAACTCAATAATCGAAATGTTGATGAAGAATAAGCCTAAGgattttatatttgtgtattgtattaaTCATTTTAGATATTTAGCATGGAAGGCTTTGTACTTGTGTGCTAAGCTTACGCCAAAATGTTCTGGGCTGGTCCCACACATTAATAATGAATTGGCAAAATGCAATTGTATATTTGGCAAATGGCGGGAACACGCGAGAAGAATCGATACAAATGGCGAATGTGAGCGAAAAGCGATCAAAGAAGTTTGTAGAAGAACAGACTTGAGGTTGATTTTTAAAGATTTCGATGTTTTACCTGATGGATTTCAATGTTATCATCATAAACGCTTAttgtaa